GGGTCGCCCGTTTTGTAGCCAAGCGGCTTGGTCAGAAGGCCATGCACCTCGGTTCCGTCCTTGCTCGTTGAGGTGAAGTCCTCTGCCGGGACCAGGTTCAACTCCGCCAACAGCGAATCGTTGACCGCTGTCAGCTTGCGCAACGAGCTACCTTCGAGTGCGAAGATCTCTGCCAGATGCGTGTCATCCTGATGAATGAGGGCAACCTTGTCGCCGACGCAGGTGATCCCAGACACCGTGCCCGCTTCCGGCAGGATGCGATGCGCTCCGTCACCAGTCAGCTCTACTTCCGCCGGATATTCCGAACGATCGTCGCTTACGAGATAAAGTAGCTTTCCGTTGGGCAGGAAGCATGGCTGACTCACGCTCCGGTCCAGTTTGGCCGCCGGATAGCTCACTTTGCCGTCGAGCGTGACGACCGCGGGCCTGCGCTGGCTGTAAGCCGAGAACTCAGGCTTCGCCCCCTCTGCGTAAGCAATGAACTTTGAATCGAGCGACCACGCCAGATGACCGCCGTCCGGTCCGTTCCAGGAGGTGAGCTTCTTCGCTACGGAGCCGGCCTTGGAGGCTGCGACAAACACATCGGCATTATCTGTGCGGTCCGGATCTTCGTCGTGGTTGCTCACGAACGCGATCCATGCTCCATCCGGCGCCCAGACCGCGTCCTGCTCATCCACATTCTTGTCGGTCGTCAGCTTCTCCAGTTTTTTTGTGGCGATGTCATAGAGATAGAGCGTATCCCGCTCATCGTTCCGCAAATAGCCCTCAATATCCTGCTTGAAGTGATAGCGGTCGATGACGATGGGCTTCGGCGGTGCGGGCGGCTTGCCTTCTTCGGCGTCCGGCTCGTCCTTGGGTTGCAGCATCAGTAGAAGCCGCTTCGAATCCGGCGACCAGGCATAGTCTTCAATCTCATGGCCGCTAATCTCGGTGAATTGTTCCGGCTCCCCGCCGAGCCGGTTCAGGACCCAGATCTGGGTTCCCTTGGCTTTGCCAGGACGCCCTTCCCTTGAAGACACGAAGGAGATGTACTTGCCGTCGGGACTGAACTTGGGGTGGGACGCTCCCTCTTTCCCGAAGGTGAGCTGCATGTTTCCGGTACCGTCCCATCGTTCCATCCAAAGATCGGACTGGCTCTTGTCCTCTTTGGTGTCAATGCGCGAGACGGAATAAAGAAACCAGGCTCCGTCCGGGGAGATTACCGGCGAGCTTACCCGGCCGATCCGGGCGAGGTCATCCAGGGTAATAGCCCGCCTGGCGGGGGGAGTTTGAGCACTCGCGTGGAGAGAGACGACGGCTGTGGCGATCAGCAACAAGACGGAGCACCGGCGAAGCGCAGCACGGGTCCAGAGGCAGGAAGCGAGAAGAGATGGACGCATGGGGCGAGATTAGCATCTGCCCCTCGGGGAAGGGGAGTAGCAATTTTCCCGATCTCGATTCTCAAATCCGGCTTCTTGAGAACTCGCCCGAATCGGGCCGGGCAGATAGGACCTGATAGGCCAATCCTGCGATAATGAAACTCTGGAAAGGTGGTTTCCTTTGTTTCTCGCTTCCTCACGTAAGGCATGGCTCGCGGTCGCATTGGCGCTGACCGCTGCGGTTGGATGTAAGGCACAGGAGCCCGCCGCAAAGAGCGGCATCGCAGACCCGGTGCTGGCTCGCAGGATCGAAGTCATGGTACGAAGCCAGTTCAACGTGCCTGCTGAATACGACGTTTCGCTCGGCGCTCGCACGCCTTCCAAGATTCCCGGCTACGACTCGATCCGCATCACCTTTTCGCATCCGCCGCATACGACCACCACGGATTTCCTCATTTCGGCGGACAACAAGTCCTTGGCGCGTCTTGAAACCTTCGATCTGACGAAGAATCCGGCGCAGAGTATCCCGGTCGACCACCGCCCGATCCGAGGCAATCCTGACGCGAAGGTTACGGTGATCAGTTTCGATGACCTGGAGTGCCCGTACTGCGCACGCATGCATCAGCAACTGTTTCCTGCGACACTCGATCGGTACAAGGACAAGGTACGGTTCGTCTACAAGGACGACCCGCTCACAGAGATTCATCCCTGGGCTCTCCACGCCGCAGTGGACGCCAATTGCATCGCAGACCAGAATAGCGGCGCCTACTGGGGATATGTGGACTATCTCCACGCGCACGGGCAGGACGTGACCGGTCCAGATCGGGATGCGCAAAAGAGCGCAGCTACGCTCGACAAGATCGCTCGCGAACAGGGCAAGATCTTCTCTCTCGACGCCGCGAAGCTGGACGTGTGCCTGCAAAAGCAGGATGATACTGCGGTTCGCGCTTCGATGAAGGAAGCAGAAGCTCTCAACATTGACGGAACTCCTTATCTGTTCATTGATGGCGAGCACATCAACGGCGCGCTGCCGGTCGAGCAGGTGTGGATGGTCATTGATCGCGCACTACGTGCCGCCGGCGTGGAACCGCCGCCACCCGACTCTCCTGCTGTGACCACCCCAACTTTAGGGAAATAGCGCTGGTGCGGCTTTCGTGGGCCACGCCGGGGGTTTATCCTGTTTGTCTGAGGCTGCGTCATTTGAGATTGCCAGCCAGGAGATCTCAGGTTGTCGTCAGCGAGTAGAGTACAAGGAGTTCGGAAGTTTCCTGCGGCTGTCGCAGCGGCAGTATTTTCCCTGAGCGTCGCCCTTTCCCTGAGCGGGTGTCATCCGGCGCCGTCGCCAGAAGTGCTGGCCACCGTGAATGGGAAAGAGATTCTGGCTTCGGAGCTGGATCGCGCCTACAAGCAGAACCTCGACGCGAGCGCACCCGCGCCCTCAAAGGAGGAGGCGGCGATCCACCGGCTGAATCTGCTCCACGGCCTGATTCAGGACGAAATTCTTCAGCAGAGAGCAGCCAAGCTCAATCTTGTTGCGACGGACGAAGAGGTAGACGCAAAGTTGACTGATCTGAAAGCTCCCTACACCCAGGAGGAGTTCGATCGTCAGCTCAAGGAGCGGAACCAGACCCTCGACGACCTTCGCCGTGATATCCGTCATCAACTGACGGAGAGCAAGCTGGTCAATAAAGAGATTCAATCAAAGATCAATATTACAGACGCGGAGATCAGCACTTATTACAACGCTCACAAGAGTGAATTCAATCAGATCGAGCCGCAGTACCACCTGGGGCTTATTCGTGTCACGAACCAGCCCTCCAAGCAGGTAACCAACCTGCAGAACAATAAAGCCGGCAACGATGCGGAGGCCAAAAAGAAAATCCAGTCACTTCGCAGCCGGCTCGACACTGGCGAGGATTTCGCATCGCTGGCGGCGAGGTTCTCCGAGGATCCAGTGTCCAGTTCTAATAATGGCGACCTGGGCTTTGTCTACGAATCTCAGCTGAAGACAGAAGATCCGGCGGTTTTTGCAGCGATCAGCAAGATCAAACCCGGCCAATCCACCGAGATTCTTCCTATGATCCAGGGGGATGGTGCAAGCCGTAAGACGGTTGGCTACCAGATATTTATGCTGATCGAAAAGCGGCCTGCGGGCCAGCGCGAGATGAGCGATCCCCGCACGCAATTAGGTATTCGCCAGTTGCTGCGCACCAACCATGCTCAGTTGCTCCAGGACGCATACCTCGAAATGCTTTATAACGACGCTAAAATTCATAATTACCTCGCGGAACAGATCTACAAGAATGGCGCAAATTAAGGCCGGGCTCTCTGAATGTCTCCAGCATGGGCGAAGGCGACCCAAGAGTCCTGATCTGGAGCGGTCGCCTTTTGAAGCGGGATTTAAAGACAAAGGACAGGTTCAGGCGGGGATGCTTACTTCCGCAAGGGACTCCGCTCGGATTGGTTTGGGTTTTGCCGCTGCGCTGATAGAGTCGGAGACAACCCAGGCAGCTCCAGCCAAAGCGATACAGATGGCATTGCCAGCCCAATTGAAGTGATTGTTAGGCCCGCGAGAGAGATTCGGAATCCAGATCACCAACTCGAAGATCACGATCTCCGCGATAAGGAGGCGCGCGGCAAGCGGCGCCATGATGCCGGTGAGAATGGCGACGGCTGCCCCGAAAAAGCCCATGGTCGTGGCATAGGCCCAGAACATCCTGGTCGGCGGCAGCCAACCCGGGATCCAGCCCAACAGGCCGGGCATGTCAATGATGTGGACAATGCCGAAGGAAATGGGGCAAATGCCGAAGAGCAACACGAAGAAGGACCGTCGGCGCGCAATGGAGGAACCGGCTGGCGAGAAGATCGCGCAGAGAACCAGGCCCGCGGCGACCAGGGCGAACTCCTCAAAGACATTGCCGATGGGGTCGTAATTGCCTAGATTCACAAAAGCCTTGGGCACCCAGATGAGCGTGAAAACCGAGTAGACAATCGTCAGGGTTAGAGCGCCTGCACGCGCGGTGCGGGGCACCAGGAGCGCGATCCCTCCGGCAAGCTCAATGATCGCAGTGAGATAGGCAAGCGGTACCCGCAGAGGAACATTGGGACCGACGTTTTGCCAAGTGGTAGCGAAGTCGCCCGAAGCCAAGCCGAGCAGGCCGAGAAAAATTGCGGCTCCGCCATAGACGTAAAGCCCGAGATGTGATGGGATGCTGCGTTCTTTTGCCATCGAGTGCCGGGGTTCAGTGTCTTTCGGCGAGTTGCGGTGGGCCATACCCACTTTGCGCGATTTGATCCGGACCAGTGCTGTCCAACGCCAGATTTCACGTTCCGTGGATAACCGCTGCTAAAGCTGAAAGGCCTCCCGAAGGAGGCCTTTTTAGCATTCGACTTGACCGTGCCTTTTACTTCATATTTCCGTTTGCATCCATAGTGATACCGCCCGGTCCTGCGTTCTTCTTGGCTTCATTCTCTTTGCGGGTCCCCATGGCTTTGTGGTTCCAGTCCACGGCTGCATCCACGTCCGCCTTGACCGCCGCAGCGTTTCCGCAGTCCACATCCGCCTTGCGGCGATAGGTGAGATTGAGATAGGACATAGCGTCGTCGTAGCTGGGGCGATTCTCGATTGCAAGATTTAGGTATTTCAGACCTTCTTCGACAAGAGGAGCGTTCTGTTTCTGGATGTCGGCGCAGTTGTTCTTCGTCAGCAGCTTAACGTTGCCGGCTCCGTCGTCATTGTTCCCGGTCATCTTCAACAGGTTTTCATGTGCCTGAGTCCAATCGATCACGCCCACTGTGTAGGCAGCTTCGGGGTCTTTCGGATCGATGGCGAGAACCTTCTTCTGCCAGTCCTTCGCTTCGTCGAGTTTCTTGATGTTGAAGTAGAGGCTGGCTACGCCTTTGAGGCTATTCACATCTGTAGGATCTGCCGTAAGCACTTCCTGGAAGGTGTCGATGGCCTGTTGTGCGGTCTTGAGATTGTCCGGAGTGGTCAGACCGGGCACAACATTCTGCGCCAGTGCAGTGGCCAGAAACGCTTTTGCGGTCGGAAGCTTCGGATCCAGTCTCTCCGCATTCTGGAAGTGAGTAATGGCCTCTTCGTAATGCCCGGCCTTGAATGCTTCTACTCCCTTATTGAGTTGGTCGCGGGCTTTGAGGCGGTCGCAGCCGGTAAGCGAGACCATCATGGCTACCAGGACAGCCGCAAGCACCGGCAGACGTGCGATTCGATTCATATTCTTATCCTTCTCCTTCGAGTCGTCGCCAGGTTTTTCGCGCCTGGTGTCTCCGCGCGGCTGGAAGCGGTGGGAGGCTCCCGATCCAGCCATTCAATCTTTGCTTCTGATGCAAACCTTATCAAACATCTCTGCGCAGCTTGCTTCAGTGTCGCAGAATACAACAAATGCGAGGCCCCGCGAAAGAGCGGGGCACCGTTGTTAGTTTCCTTCTGCGATTTTGGGAGTAATCAGACCGACGTGGTCAACTCCGGCTCCGCGACCAATATCAATTACATCCGCGACCTGAGCGAAATTCACGTCGTCGTCGCCCTTGATAAACATGATGCGCTCGGCCCGGTTCGCATAGATGGCAGTCAGCTTGGCCAGAAGATCGGATTTGGCGACATCGTCCTGGTTGATCTTATAGGCAACCTGAGTACCGTTGGTGTGGAGGACCGAAACCACGATAGTACGTGGATCTGGAGGCTGGGGCGTCTTGTCCTTCGGTGGCTGCGGGACGAGTGCATCCAGGCCTTTGGGAACCACCGGCACGATGACCATGAAGATGATCAGAAGCACCAGCAGAACGTCGATCAGCGGGGTTACGTTGATGTCGGAGGAAAGTCCCCCAGGACCACTACCACCTGTCATTGCCATATCTTTAACTCCTGAAGTGTCCCGCCAATTTTGCGGTAATGATTCGCGGGTTATTCGCCTGAGGATCCTGGAGTCTGCCGCTTTTCCGTCAGCAGGCCAACCGATTCAACACCCGCAGTGCGGACATCGTCAATCGCGTTCTCAACATCCAGGTACTTGGCGCGCGCATCGGCGCGGACAAATATCTGCTTGCCGGGCTTGTCGGTAAGCTTGTCGCGGATCTTTGCGCCCAACTCTGCCGGATTAATCTTGTCCTGGCCCAGGTAGACCGAGCCGTCGCGGGTAACCGCGACTACAATCGCATCTTCCTTATCCGCATCGGGCATGGACGTGGGGTTGTCGGTCTTTGCCAGATCGACGTTGACCTTGTTCTGGAGCATCGGAGTGATGACCATGAAGATGATCAACAGCACGAGCATTACGTCCACCATTGGCGTGACGTTGATGTTCGAGTTGACCTTAGCGCCTTCGTTACGTACTGAAATGCCCATGTATGTGCTCCACGCCTGTCAATCAAAGGATCCTTAAATCAACTGACCATTGGATCTATGGATCTATTGACCAATGGATCTGTTCCGTCGAGTCGCGACTTCTTTTCATCGTGCGCCTGAGTGGCTTTCGATGCTCTTGAAGATCCGGCAGTGGAGTGGTCGTTTCCACTGCCGGCAGAAGAGTTCCTCGCCCATCAAGCCTGCCGCCTCGGCAGTTGGCCCCGCACGCTTTAGCGCTTGTGGCTCTGCTTGATGAAGTAGTCCACCAGCTCGCTAGAGGAGTTGTCCATTTCAACGTCGAATGCTTCCACGCG
This portion of the Acidicapsa acidisoli genome encodes:
- a CDS encoding S9 family peptidase, with the protein product MRPSLLASCLWTRAALRRCSVLLLIATAVVSLHASAQTPPARRAITLDDLARIGRVSSPVISPDGAWFLYSVSRIDTKEDKSQSDLWMERWDGTGNMQLTFGKEGASHPKFSPDGKYISFVSSREGRPGKAKGTQIWVLNRLGGEPEQFTEISGHEIEDYAWSPDSKRLLLMLQPKDEPDAEEGKPPAPPKPIVIDRYHFKQDIEGYLRNDERDTLYLYDIATKKLEKLTTDKNVDEQDAVWAPDGAWIAFVSNHDEDPDRTDNADVFVAASKAGSVAKKLTSWNGPDGGHLAWSLDSKFIAYAEGAKPEFSAYSQRRPAVVTLDGKVSYPAAKLDRSVSQPCFLPNGKLLYLVSDDRSEYPAEVELTGDGAHRILPEAGTVSGITCVGDKVALIHQDDTHLAEIFALEGSSLRKLTAVNDSLLAELNLVPAEDFTSTSKDGTEVHGLLTKPLGYKTGDPSQKPVPTILFIHGGPNGQDGHNFAFERQWFAAHGYAEINVNYRGSSGRGQAYAQSIFADWGHLEVVDLLGAVDEVIKMGVADPSKLGIGGWSYGGILTDYTTASDGRFKAAISGAGSAAPLSFYGNDQYILQYDNELGVPWKARDLYLKLSYPLLEADKRMHTPTLYMGGTNDFNVPIIGGEQMYQALKALHVPTELIVYPGQFHGFTRPSFIKDRYERWLAWYDHYVMGKDTPASPASPAPKAEAKPSPLAAR
- a CDS encoding DsbA family protein encodes the protein MFLASSRKAWLAVALALTAAVGCKAQEPAAKSGIADPVLARRIEVMVRSQFNVPAEYDVSLGARTPSKIPGYDSIRITFSHPPHTTTTDFLISADNKSLARLETFDLTKNPAQSIPVDHRPIRGNPDAKVTVISFDDLECPYCARMHQQLFPATLDRYKDKVRFVYKDDPLTEIHPWALHAAVDANCIADQNSGAYWGYVDYLHAHGQDVTGPDRDAQKSAATLDKIAREQGKIFSLDAAKLDVCLQKQDDTAVRASMKEAEALNIDGTPYLFIDGEHINGALPVEQVWMVIDRALRAAGVEPPPPDSPAVTTPTLGK
- a CDS encoding SurA N-terminal domain-containing protein produces the protein MSSASRVQGVRKFPAAVAAAVFSLSVALSLSGCHPAPSPEVLATVNGKEILASELDRAYKQNLDASAPAPSKEEAAIHRLNLLHGLIQDEILQQRAAKLNLVATDEEVDAKLTDLKAPYTQEEFDRQLKERNQTLDDLRRDIRHQLTESKLVNKEIQSKINITDAEISTYYNAHKSEFNQIEPQYHLGLIRVTNQPSKQVTNLQNNKAGNDAEAKKKIQSLRSRLDTGEDFASLAARFSEDPVSSSNNGDLGFVYESQLKTEDPAVFAAISKIKPGQSTEILPMIQGDGASRKTVGYQIFMLIEKRPAGQREMSDPRTQLGIRQLLRTNHAQLLQDAYLEMLYNDAKIHNYLAEQIYKNGAN
- a CDS encoding tetratricopeptide repeat protein, producing MNRIARLPVLAAVLVAMMVSLTGCDRLKARDQLNKGVEAFKAGHYEEAITHFQNAERLDPKLPTAKAFLATALAQNVVPGLTTPDNLKTAQQAIDTFQEVLTADPTDVNSLKGVASLYFNIKKLDEAKDWQKKVLAIDPKDPEAAYTVGVIDWTQAHENLLKMTGNNDDGAGNVKLLTKNNCADIQKQNAPLVEEGLKYLNLAIENRPSYDDAMSYLNLTYRRKADVDCGNAAAVKADVDAAVDWNHKAMGTRKENEAKKNAGPGGITMDANGNMK
- a CDS encoding ExbD/TolR family protein gives rise to the protein MAMTGGSGPGGLSSDINVTPLIDVLLVLLIIFMVIVPVVPKGLDALVPQPPKDKTPQPPDPRTIVVSVLHTNGTQVAYKINQDDVAKSDLLAKLTAIYANRAERIMFIKGDDDVNFAQVADVIDIGRGAGVDHVGLITPKIAEGN
- a CDS encoding ExbD/TolR family protein, which produces MGISVRNEGAKVNSNINVTPMVDVMLVLLIIFMVITPMLQNKVNVDLAKTDNPTSMPDADKEDAIVVAVTRDGSVYLGQDKINPAELGAKIRDKLTDKPGKQIFVRADARAKYLDVENAIDDVRTAGVESVGLLTEKRQTPGSSGE